The Fibrobacter sp. UBA4297 genome includes a window with the following:
- the folB gene encoding dihydroneopterin aldolase, with protein sequence MEQGRIRLKDVQFDCIVGILPYERENEQPIILNLTLWLDFAKAAETEDLNESIDYAKLAEELKGFIRLSCFKLVETLVVKTAEYVLEHYSKATAVEVSVAKPQAVPGCLGAEASVKISRK encoded by the coding sequence ATGGAACAAGGGCGAATCCGGCTCAAAGACGTTCAATTTGATTGCATCGTGGGCATACTCCCCTACGAACGCGAAAACGAGCAACCAATCATCTTGAACCTAACCCTTTGGTTGGACTTCGCCAAAGCAGCAGAGACTGAAGATTTAAACGAATCTATAGACTATGCAAAGTTGGCGGAAGAACTCAAAGGGTTCATCCGCCTTTCTTGTTTTAAGCTAGTCGAAACTCTCGTCGTAAAAACCGCAGAATACGTTCTGGAACATTATTCCAAGGCAACCGCGGTTGAAGTATCAGTCGCTAAACCACAAGCGGTTCCCGGATGCCTCGGGGCCGAAGCAAGCGTTAAGATTAGTAGGAAGTAG
- a CDS encoding YifB family Mg chelatase-like AAA ATPase gives MFRRIRSYCLFGIKAVPVSVEVDAAQGLPGFTLVGLPDNAVRESRERVVSAIRSIGKVVTGFRTTVNLSPADLRKEGSALDLPLAIGLLVSTGEIEVPQLERYVFVGELSLDGLLKPVRGVLSIAMNLSTERGCILVIPRGNVQEASLVEGLHFVCADSLGECVEILARNSSQNVKIAKGIASYRVDVDDKVPDFKNVVGMEGVKRALEIAAAGAHNFLLVGSPGAGKTLCAKCLPGILPEMTEQEILETTRIHSCARSAGDSDEFKPVLARPFRSPHHSASMVSLVGGGTRLLPGEASLAHNGVLFLDELPEFNRSVLEALREPMEEGEISVSRASGTVVWPARFMMGAAMNPCPCGYSMDPKRECTCLPEARKRYREKISGPLLDRIDIQVSVPPVDAAMFAIKGRGESSADIRRRVCAARAIQRERFRNLTFKSNAEMSSEYARKFAAMAPVVERFAVNAASKMDLSARGYFRLLKVSRTIADLRGASAVDIVDLSEALRYRAFRE, from the coding sequence TTGTTTCGCAGAATCCGTTCTTATTGCTTGTTTGGAATAAAGGCTGTTCCTGTTAGTGTAGAAGTCGATGCCGCTCAAGGACTGCCTGGTTTTACTCTTGTTGGGCTTCCGGACAATGCGGTAAGGGAATCTCGAGAACGTGTTGTTTCGGCGATACGTTCCATCGGAAAAGTGGTGACCGGTTTTCGTACAACGGTAAACTTGTCACCTGCGGATCTGCGAAAGGAGGGGAGTGCGTTAGACCTTCCGCTGGCGATTGGCTTGCTTGTTTCAACGGGGGAGATTGAAGTCCCGCAGTTGGAACGTTATGTCTTTGTGGGCGAACTTTCATTGGATGGTTTGTTGAAGCCTGTCCGTGGTGTGTTATCCATTGCAATGAATTTGTCTACAGAACGTGGGTGTATTCTCGTTATTCCGCGCGGGAATGTGCAGGAGGCTTCGCTGGTGGAAGGTCTTCATTTTGTTTGTGCGGATTCGCTTGGGGAATGTGTTGAAATCTTGGCGCGCAATTCCAGTCAGAATGTGAAAATTGCAAAAGGGATTGCCTCGTACCGAGTAGATGTTGATGATAAAGTCCCTGATTTTAAGAATGTGGTGGGGATGGAAGGCGTAAAGCGTGCGCTTGAAATTGCCGCTGCTGGTGCGCATAACTTTTTACTTGTTGGGTCGCCTGGTGCGGGCAAGACGCTTTGTGCGAAATGCTTGCCGGGAATTTTGCCCGAGATGACTGAACAGGAAATCTTGGAGACAACGCGAATTCATTCGTGTGCTCGTAGTGCAGGTGATTCTGACGAATTTAAACCTGTGCTTGCTAGACCGTTCCGTTCACCGCATCACTCGGCGTCGATGGTTTCGCTTGTGGGCGGCGGCACTAGGCTTTTGCCGGGCGAGGCGAGCTTGGCGCATAATGGGGTACTGTTTCTGGATGAACTGCCTGAGTTCAACCGGAGTGTCTTGGAAGCGTTACGCGAACCGATGGAAGAAGGAGAAATATCGGTTAGCCGAGCAAGCGGTACTGTAGTGTGGCCTGCTCGATTTATGATGGGCGCTGCAATGAACCCGTGTCCGTGTGGCTATTCTATGGATCCGAAGCGTGAATGCACTTGCTTACCCGAGGCGCGTAAACGTTATCGCGAAAAAATTTCGGGTCCGCTATTGGACCGTATTGATATTCAAGTGAGCGTGCCGCCTGTAGATGCTGCGATGTTTGCGATAAAAGGGCGAGGGGAGTCTTCTGCTGATATTCGTAGGCGCGTATGTGCGGCACGTGCGATTCAGCGGGAACGCTTCCGTAATTTGACGTTTAAATCCAATGCCGAGATGTCATCGGAATACGCACGGAAATTTGCGGCGATGGCGCCTGTTGTAGAGCGCTTCGCCGTGAACGCAGCCTCTAAGATGGACTTGAGTGCTCGCGGGTACTTTAGGTTGTTGAAAGTTTCGCGGACGATTGCCGACTTGCGAGGCGCTTCGGCTGTAGACATTGTGGATCTCTCTGAAGCCCTGCGCTACCGCGCCTTTAGAGAATGA
- a CDS encoding SpoVG family protein, with translation MAEKTEKKTPGFPAMSPAFDCLAVTNVQVFPFKEGANLGHMKGLATIVLNDQIQIRGLRVMDGENGMFVGYPIDTFYKGEDYRTVCLPITRQLREHIENCVLEKYQAAVA, from the coding sequence ATGGCTGAAAAAACAGAAAAGAAAACTCCGGGTTTCCCTGCAATGTCCCCGGCATTTGATTGCCTTGCCGTGACGAATGTTCAAGTATTTCCGTTCAAGGAAGGTGCAAACCTTGGCCACATGAAGGGGCTTGCGACCATCGTGTTGAACGACCAAATCCAGATTCGCGGGCTCCGCGTGATGGATGGCGAAAATGGCATGTTTGTGGGCTACCCGATTGATACGTTCTACAAGGGCGAAGATTATCGTACTGTGTGTTTGCCGATTACGCGTCAGCTGCGTGAACACATTGAAAATTGCGTGCTTGAAAAGTATCAGGCTGCAGTAGCTTAA
- a CDS encoding carbohydrate-binding family 9-like protein, with protein sequence MKWTANQGIIHPMVTAEFSQTTNCIVVKFTIEEPVDCYRAAVQEDNGRSWEDSCVEIFLQNPANPAEYFNFETTSRGFVLAARGTDRNNRQTLPLEAIAKIKRSGTAPSIQDDSVYWTMTVEIPAEIFGIKAFEAPLRGNLYKCADKANTPHYLSAFRIETEKPDFHRPEFFDILG encoded by the coding sequence ATGAAATGGACGGCAAATCAGGGTATCATCCACCCGATGGTCACTGCCGAGTTTTCGCAAACGACAAATTGCATCGTCGTCAAGTTTACCATTGAAGAACCTGTAGACTGCTACCGCGCCGCCGTTCAGGAAGACAACGGACGCAGCTGGGAAGATTCCTGCGTGGAAATCTTTTTGCAGAACCCAGCAAACCCAGCCGAATATTTCAACTTCGAAACGACAAGCCGAGGATTTGTACTTGCAGCCCGCGGCACCGATCGCAATAACAGACAAACGCTTCCGCTTGAAGCAATTGCAAAAATCAAGCGTTCGGGAACAGCGCCAAGCATCCAGGACGATTCCGTCTACTGGACAATGACGGTCGAAATCCCTGCCGAGATTTTTGGAATTAAAGCATTCGAAGCGCCACTCCGCGGAAACCTCTACAAGTGCGCCGATAAAGCAAACACGCCCCATTACCTGAGCGCGTTCCGCATAGAAACAGAAAAACCGGACTTTCACCGCCCGGAATTCTTTGATATTTTAGGATAA
- a CDS encoding acyl-[acyl-carrier-protein] thioesterase, producing MIDIYTLAKNPLVFQKPRTITSAYIDVSGKMGLAQTALMVQDNITENFGAMKMDNFVVKEKGGFWVVYKAKFKFLKRPYWRDKVVTTSFPADNQLIRLNENTAITTVEGEPIIFAKQEMCCLSLDRHRPMRLSDVDFPSEGFPEAFMTDEFDRFNVKPEEYEEVYQQKVLSQHIDMSHHMNNIEYVKLALNVFNASDLELCIPSELEVHYLGESEEGQTMRIFRADHNGATYMRILDENDRAVFEMKLRMM from the coding sequence ATGATTGATATTTATACTTTGGCGAAAAATCCGCTCGTGTTCCAAAAGCCGAGAACAATAACTTCGGCTTATATTGATGTTTCTGGAAAGATGGGCCTTGCACAGACTGCGCTCATGGTCCAGGACAATATTACAGAAAATTTTGGCGCCATGAAAATGGACAATTTCGTGGTAAAAGAAAAGGGCGGCTTTTGGGTCGTTTACAAGGCGAAGTTCAAGTTCCTCAAGCGTCCGTACTGGCGCGATAAGGTTGTGACGACATCCTTCCCGGCAGATAACCAGTTGATTCGTTTGAACGAAAATACGGCAATTACCACGGTGGAAGGCGAACCGATTATTTTCGCGAAACAGGAAATGTGCTGTCTCAGTCTTGATCGCCATCGTCCGATGCGCCTTTCAGATGTGGACTTCCCGTCTGAAGGATTCCCGGAAGCGTTCATGACGGATGAATTCGACCGCTTTAATGTGAAGCCCGAAGAATACGAAGAAGTTTATCAGCAAAAGGTGTTGTCGCAGCATATCGACATGTCGCACCACATGAACAACATCGAGTACGTGAAACTTGCGTTGAACGTGTTTAACGCTTCGGATTTGGAGCTATGCATTCCGTCTGAACTTGAAGTCCATTACTTGGGCGAATCCGAAGAAGGGCAGACGATGAGAATCTTCCGTGCGGACCACAACGGGGCTACGTACATGCGAATCCTTGATGAAAATGATCGCGCCGTCTTCGAGATGAAACTCCGTATGATGTAA
- a CDS encoding pseudouridine synthase, giving the protein MSTVIIFNKPFGVLSQFTPEAGHPALDSFGFPPGVYAAGRLDHDSEGALLLTDNGKLIKKLLDPKYEHPRTYLAQVDGQITEDAVRKLAKGVDIKGYHTKPCKAEIVEAPDWIWDRTPPVRFRANIPTSWVKLTLIEGKNRQVRHMTAAVGFPTLRLVRMQIGNIPLGKLKPGEWRVVTDKVI; this is encoded by the coding sequence ATGTCTACCGTTATTATTTTCAATAAGCCTTTTGGTGTTTTGAGCCAGTTCACCCCCGAAGCGGGTCACCCCGCCCTCGACAGCTTTGGATTTCCGCCGGGAGTGTACGCCGCAGGCCGTCTCGACCACGATAGCGAAGGCGCTTTACTCCTGACCGATAACGGCAAACTCATCAAAAAGCTACTGGACCCGAAATACGAGCACCCACGCACATACTTAGCTCAAGTGGACGGTCAAATCACCGAAGACGCAGTCCGCAAGCTCGCAAAAGGCGTAGACATCAAAGGCTACCATACCAAGCCCTGTAAGGCAGAAATTGTCGAGGCCCCGGACTGGATTTGGGACCGCACTCCGCCCGTACGTTTCCGCGCAAACATTCCCACAAGCTGGGTAAAACTTACACTCATCGAAGGCAAGAACCGTCAGGTGCGCCACATGACCGCAGCCGTCGGCTTCCCTACACTCCGCCTTGTCCGCATGCAAATCGGAAACATTCCGCTTGGCAAATTAAAGCCAGGCGAATGGCGCGTAGTTACAGACAAAGTTATTTAA
- a CDS encoding arabinofuranosidase catalytic domain-containing protein, with translation MNNNTLMSVAAFVVATTISQAIAEGPCDIYAKAKTPCVAAHSLTRALYSSYSGNLYQIRRADGQTKDIPVEEPGGFVKSSVQDDFCAGSKCTISIIYDQSSYKNDLKKSPPVYWLKDGAKEADANRAPIYISGRKAYGFYRDAWSATGYRNNNTKGVATGDEEESMYMVVDGKHYNDLCCFNYGNAETTGNDDGPGTMECIYFGSDKDWGGPGQGNGPWVAADLEDGVFKGNDAGWQWGKTHTTPWPDALSIEADYVTAMLKGPNDGTFKLKGGSAQKGNLNTMWDGPRKRGYSPRKLQGAIVLGNGGDGSDGGAGTFFEGVMTIGNPPDSVDDLVQANIVAAGYGSKIDISKKVEIEPFKDTLTIPGKIEAENYDKGGNGRGFLDSDIENENSLYREDNAGLDSAGDAIIYGWGYANDWLRYTVKVSKNDSLDITARVSSPSDSTFFSILVDDKDIAKITVPNTGDWKNFETVTTTVPAITAGEHVLKIRIDKPYFNLDWIEIAAAKEKTALPKFSIRTNSSQAYSVYDVLGNRVTSFQASESSMQNIWDKARVNLPGGIYVIKTNSKTIRISNTK, from the coding sequence ATGAACAACAACACTCTTATGTCTGTTGCAGCCTTTGTTGTGGCTACAACAATCTCTCAAGCAATCGCTGAAGGCCCATGCGACATCTACGCAAAAGCAAAAACACCATGCGTCGCCGCTCACAGCTTGACACGTGCACTCTACTCCAGCTACAGCGGGAACCTCTATCAAATCCGCAGAGCCGATGGGCAAACCAAGGACATTCCTGTCGAAGAGCCGGGAGGCTTTGTCAAATCCTCCGTGCAAGACGATTTTTGTGCAGGCTCCAAATGCACCATTTCCATCATTTACGACCAGAGCAGCTACAAGAACGATTTGAAGAAATCGCCGCCAGTCTATTGGCTTAAAGATGGTGCCAAAGAAGCGGACGCCAACAGGGCCCCGATTTACATCAGCGGGCGCAAGGCTTACGGGTTCTATCGCGACGCCTGGTCCGCTACCGGTTACCGCAATAACAACACCAAAGGTGTAGCCACCGGCGACGAAGAAGAATCCATGTACATGGTGGTTGACGGCAAGCACTATAACGACCTTTGCTGTTTCAACTACGGAAACGCAGAAACGACCGGTAACGATGACGGCCCGGGAACTATGGAATGCATCTACTTCGGAAGCGACAAGGACTGGGGCGGTCCAGGACAAGGAAACGGTCCGTGGGTTGCCGCCGACTTGGAAGACGGTGTATTCAAGGGAAACGATGCTGGCTGGCAATGGGGCAAGACCCATACGACACCGTGGCCAGACGCACTTTCTATTGAAGCAGACTATGTAACCGCCATGCTCAAAGGCCCGAACGACGGAACATTCAAGCTCAAAGGCGGCAGTGCACAAAAAGGAAATCTCAACACCATGTGGGACGGCCCGCGCAAAAGAGGCTACAGCCCGCGCAAGCTGCAAGGCGCCATCGTACTCGGCAACGGCGGTGACGGCAGTGACGGTGGTGCAGGAACGTTCTTCGAAGGCGTAATGACCATCGGAAACCCGCCCGATTCTGTGGATGATTTGGTACAAGCAAACATTGTCGCCGCCGGTTACGGAAGCAAAATAGACATTTCTAAAAAAGTCGAAATTGAACCGTTCAAGGACACGCTTACGATTCCCGGGAAAATCGAAGCCGAGAACTACGATAAAGGCGGAAACGGTCGCGGATTCCTGGACAGCGACATTGAAAACGAGAACTCGCTCTACCGCGAAGACAACGCAGGTCTCGACAGTGCAGGCGATGCGATTATTTACGGTTGGGGTTACGCCAACGACTGGTTGCGTTATACGGTAAAAGTTTCCAAGAACGATTCGCTCGACATTACCGCACGCGTCTCGTCGCCAAGCGATAGCACATTCTTCTCCATTCTCGTTGATGATAAAGATATCGCCAAAATCACAGTTCCCAACACCGGTGACTGGAAAAACTTCGAAACCGTCACAACGACCGTACCTGCAATTACCGCGGGCGAACACGTACTCAAGATTAGAATCGACAAGCCATACTTTAATCTCGATTGGATTGAAATTGCTGCGGCCAAAGAAAAAACGGCATTGCCTAAATTCAGCATTCGGACAAATTCATCGCAAGCCTACTCCGTCTATGATGTCCTTGGGAACCGCGTGACCTCATTCCAAGCAAGCGAAAGCTCTATGCAAAACATTTGGGATAAAGCTCGTGTAAATCTACCAGGTGGCATTTACGTCATCAAGACCAATAGCAAAACAATTCGAATTTCAAATACGAAATAA
- a CDS encoding fumarate hydratase — protein MAFKYEATVQHGEDTTEYVNLGKDGVSVAEFEGKKILKVSKEALTKIAQAAFEEVEFCLRPAHTAKVAKILQDPEASDNDKFVALTMLKNACVAAKGILPFCQDTGTAICVAHKGQQVWTGIDDAEAISEGIYNAYTTKNLRYSQIAPLTMYEEKNTGCNLPAQIDIHAEEGAEMKFLFVAKGGGSANKTYYWPMTKALLNPKSLEKFLAEKVKTLGTAACPPYHLAIVIGGTSAEMNTHMVKLASCGYLDDIPTSGSEGGRIFRDLEMEEKVLHICQKTGIGAQFGGKYLVHDVRVIRAPRHAASCPVSIGVSCSADRNIKAKIDENGLWLEKMEHHPENYIPAGNAVNLAPAVEIDLDRPMKEVLADLTKYPVKTRLSLKGTMIVARDMAHAKIAEIFDKQERGEELTDEEKTVLKVVSDHPIYYAGPAKTPAGMPTGSFGPTTANRMDPYVMRFQSKGASMIMVAKGNRSQDVTDACKKYGGFFLGSIGGPAAILAEQNILSNDIVAFPELGMEAIRKITIKDFPAFILVDDKGNNFFEGLI, from the coding sequence ATGGCATTCAAATACGAAGCTACTGTCCAGCACGGTGAAGATACTACCGAATACGTAAATCTCGGTAAAGATGGCGTTTCTGTCGCCGAATTCGAAGGTAAGAAGATTCTCAAGGTTTCCAAGGAAGCTTTGACCAAGATTGCCCAGGCCGCTTTCGAAGAAGTCGAATTCTGCCTGCGTCCGGCCCACACGGCCAAGGTCGCAAAGATTTTGCAGGACCCGGAAGCTTCGGACAACGACAAGTTTGTCGCGCTCACCATGCTCAAGAACGCCTGCGTTGCAGCAAAGGGGATCCTCCCGTTCTGCCAGGACACGGGTACGGCAATCTGCGTTGCCCACAAGGGCCAGCAGGTCTGGACTGGCATTGACGATGCCGAAGCGATTTCCGAAGGTATCTACAACGCCTACACCACCAAGAACCTGCGCTACAGCCAGATTGCACCCTTGACCATGTACGAAGAAAAGAACACCGGTTGCAACCTGCCTGCCCAGATCGACATCCACGCCGAAGAAGGCGCCGAGATGAAATTCCTCTTTGTGGCGAAGGGCGGTGGCTCTGCCAACAAGACTTACTACTGGCCCATGACCAAGGCGCTCCTCAACCCGAAGTCCTTGGAAAAGTTCCTCGCCGAAAAGGTGAAGACCTTGGGTACTGCGGCTTGCCCTCCGTACCACCTCGCGATCGTAATTGGCGGTACCTCTGCCGAAATGAACACGCACATGGTGAAGCTCGCTAGCTGCGGCTACCTCGACGATATTCCGACTTCCGGTTCTGAAGGCGGCCGTATTTTCCGCGACCTCGAAATGGAAGAAAAGGTTCTGCACATTTGCCAGAAGACGGGCATTGGCGCCCAGTTCGGCGGCAAGTACCTGGTGCACGACGTTCGCGTGATCCGCGCTCCGCGTCATGCTGCTAGCTGCCCGGTTTCTATCGGCGTGAGCTGCTCTGCTGACCGTAACATCAAGGCAAAGATTGACGAAAACGGCCTCTGGCTCGAAAAGATGGAACACCATCCGGAAAACTACATCCCGGCTGGCAACGCCGTGAACCTCGCTCCGGCTGTTGAAATCGATCTCGACCGCCCCATGAAGGAAGTGCTCGCCGACCTCACCAAGTATCCGGTGAAGACCCGCCTCAGCCTCAAGGGCACCATGATTGTGGCCCGCGACATGGCACACGCGAAGATTGCCGAAATCTTCGACAAGCAGGAACGCGGCGAAGAACTCACCGACGAAGAAAAGACCGTATTGAAGGTTGTGTCTGACCACCCGATTTACTACGCCGGCCCGGCTAAGACTCCGGCAGGCATGCCCACCGGTAGCTTCGGCCCGACAACGGCTAACCGCATGGACCCGTACGTGATGCGCTTCCAGAGCAAGGGCGCCTCGATGATCATGGTCGCGAAGGGCAACCGCAGCCAGGATGTGACCGACGCCTGCAAGAAGTACGGTGGATTCTTCCTCGGTTCTATCGGTGGTCCGGCAGCCATCCTCGCTGAACAGAACATCCTTTCGAACGACATCGTGGCCTTCCCGGAACTCGGCATGGAAGCCATCCGCAAGATCACCATCAAGGACTTCCCGGCATTCATCTTGGTCGATGACAAGGGAAATAATTTCTTTGAAGGCTTGATCTAA